In Pseudomonas sp. MYb327, one DNA window encodes the following:
- a CDS encoding long-chain-acyl-CoA synthetase, giving the protein MNLNDLPNVLPTQPVPREQTQAILDLRSAAVGKIKPRDLYTMADRLEHQAREQGERPFLIYGEQTLSYAEVDARANQMAHTFYANGLRAGDVCALAMENRPEFFCTWFGLAKLGVVVAFINTQVSGRPLLHALQTTDAKALVIGEECLGNVQATEGFPELACWLIRDAENPWAGPLPKGVDGHFDARLEKAPRTPFPRDIRAQIEAQATTLLIFTSGTTGLPKAARYSHMRWMSSGDAMEVTLPATCQDVFYCCLPLYHGAAATSVTSTALKAGAAIVVRRKFSVREFWNDVARHQISIFQYIGEICRYLLNQPVREGERQHSLRCMLGAGLTADTWHRWLERFGPIQVFEGWGATEANAAIINVDNHFGSCGRVPDWNKTNVRLVRYDVENDCHPRDENGFYQVCKVGEVGEAMGFIVDHPEIGGGRFEGYTSAEATESKIRRNVFREGDAYWSSGDLLREDADGYCYFLDRIGDTYRWKSENVSTLEVANALGDLAGLELINIYGVQVPGHEGRAGMAAVLMQADRVFDPAALYALTEARLPRYAAPVFVRVTQLADLTASFKLRKVDLQRQGYCPTRCSDPLFIRDEHARTYVPYSAEVLARVGLTPFAVTQHD; this is encoded by the coding sequence ATGAACCTTAACGACTTGCCCAACGTCCTGCCCACCCAGCCGGTCCCTCGAGAGCAGACTCAGGCAATACTTGATTTACGCTCGGCCGCCGTCGGCAAGATCAAGCCGCGTGATCTCTACACCATGGCCGACCGCCTGGAGCATCAGGCGCGTGAGCAAGGCGAGCGGCCGTTCCTGATCTACGGCGAGCAGACCCTGAGTTACGCCGAGGTCGATGCCCGGGCCAATCAGATGGCCCACACGTTTTACGCCAATGGTTTGCGTGCAGGCGATGTCTGCGCCCTGGCCATGGAAAACCGCCCCGAGTTCTTCTGTACGTGGTTTGGCCTGGCCAAACTTGGGGTGGTGGTGGCGTTCATCAACACGCAAGTCAGCGGTCGACCGTTGCTTCACGCGTTGCAAACCACCGATGCCAAGGCACTGGTCATCGGCGAGGAATGCCTGGGCAACGTGCAGGCGACCGAAGGCTTCCCCGAACTGGCGTGCTGGCTGATTCGTGACGCGGAAAATCCCTGGGCCGGGCCTCTGCCCAAAGGCGTCGACGGGCATTTCGATGCGCGCCTGGAAAAAGCCCCGCGGACGCCGTTCCCCCGGGATATCCGTGCGCAGATCGAGGCTCAGGCAACCACCCTGTTGATCTTTACCTCGGGCACCACAGGCTTGCCCAAAGCTGCGCGCTACAGCCACATGCGCTGGATGTCCTCGGGTGATGCGATGGAAGTCACCCTGCCTGCCACTTGTCAGGATGTGTTCTATTGCTGCCTGCCGCTGTACCACGGTGCAGCGGCTACGTCGGTAACCTCTACCGCGCTGAAGGCCGGTGCCGCCATCGTGGTACGGCGCAAGTTCAGCGTTCGCGAGTTCTGGAACGACGTTGCACGTCACCAGATCAGCATCTTCCAGTACATCGGTGAGATCTGCCGTTACCTGCTTAACCAGCCGGTGCGCGAGGGTGAGCGTCAACACAGTTTGCGCTGCATGCTCGGCGCCGGGTTGACCGCGGATACCTGGCATCGTTGGCTCGAACGGTTCGGCCCGATCCAGGTATTCGAGGGCTGGGGAGCCACCGAAGCCAACGCCGCAATCATCAACGTCGACAACCATTTCGGTTCCTGTGGCCGCGTGCCGGACTGGAACAAAACCAACGTGCGACTGGTGCGTTACGACGTCGAAAACGACTGTCATCCACGGGACGAAAACGGTTTCTACCAAGTCTGCAAAGTGGGCGAGGTTGGCGAGGCCATGGGCTTTATCGTCGATCACCCCGAGATCGGTGGCGGGCGTTTCGAGGGTTACACCTCGGCCGAGGCGACCGAGAGCAAAATCCGCCGCAATGTGTTTCGCGAGGGCGATGCCTACTGGAGTTCCGGCGATTTGCTGCGCGAGGACGCCGACGGTTACTGCTATTTCCTCGATCGCATCGGCGATACCTATCGCTGGAAGAGCGAGAACGTGTCGACCCTGGAAGTGGCGAACGCCCTGGGCGATCTGGCGGGCCTGGAATTGATCAATATCTACGGCGTCCAGGTGCCGGGCCATGAAGGCCGCGCCGGCATGGCCGCTGTGCTGATGCAGGCAGACCGGGTGTTCGATCCAGCCGCCCTGTACGCCCTGACCGAAGCGCGCCTGCCGCGCTATGCGGCCCCCGTATTCGTGCGGGTCACCCAGTTGGCCGACCTGACCGCCAGCTTCAAGCTGCGCAAGGTCGATC